A window of Coregonus clupeaformis isolate EN_2021a chromosome 28, ASM2061545v1, whole genome shotgun sequence contains these coding sequences:
- the LOC121543614 gene encoding sodium-coupled neutral amino acid transporter 4-like, with protein MDRVELKKVCTEADDDSTDSLDDRFTEPIDSEKATINSHFLDEDGDAESHKFLTNGIMKKKKYEEYQEEYHPGHTSFGMSVFNLSNAIMGSGILGLSYAMANTGIVLFVILLLGVAILSLYSVHLLLVTAKEGGSLIYEKLGERAFGWPGKMAAFGSITLQNIGAMSSYLFIVKYELPEVIRAFMGLEESSGEWYMNGNYLVVFVSIGIILPLCILKNLGYLGYTSGFSLSCMVFFLGVLIYKKYNLPCPMPFMYHHTNHSMNGTALGPHALHNGTVLMHFSRADMSPAPYLDNHHTSGVRFEPHPDDVEEMCTPKYFVFNSQTAYTVPILAFSFVCHPEILPIYSELKDRSRRKMQNVSNLSILAMLVMYMLSALFGYLTFYENVEAELLHTFTKVYKFDTMLLLVRLAVLTAVTLTVPIVLFPIRSSINTMLFSQREFSWVRHMLIAAFILVFNNLLVIFVPTIRDIFGFIGSSAATMLIFILPAAFYLRLVKSVPMRSLQKISAAIFLVVGIIFMFSSLSLIVMDWIHNPPGSGGGH; from the exons ATGGACCGCGTGGAGCTGAAGAAAGTCTGCACGGAGGCAGACGATGACAGCACAGACAGTTTGGACGACCGCTTCACAGAGCCCATCGACTCAGAGAAGGCCACCATCAACAG TCACTTCCTGGATGAGGATGGAGATGCAGAGAGCCACAAGTTTCTCACTAATGGgattatgaagaagaagaagtacGAGGAGTATCAAGAAGAATAC caccCTGGACATACCTCCTTTGGTATGTCGGTCTTCAACCTGAGTAATGCAATCATGGGCAGCGGCATTTTGGGTCTCTCCTACGCCATGGCCAACACTGGCATTGTGCTTTTTGT AATCCTTCTCTTGGGTGTGGCCATCTTGTCGTTGTACTCCGTTCACTTGCTGCTAGTGACTGCAAAAGAAGGAG GTTCTCTCATCTATGAAAAGTTGGGAGAGCGAGCTTTTGGCTGGCCGGGGAAAATGGCTGCATTTGGATCGATAACCCTTCAAAATATTGGTG CCATGTCCAGCTACCTCTTCATTGTAAAGTATGAGCTGCCAGAAGTGATCCGTGCCTTCATGGGACTGGaggagagctctgg TGAATGGTACATGAACGGAAACTACCTGGTTGTGTTTGTATCCATCGGTATCATCCTGCCTCTCTGTATACTCAAAAACCTGg GCTACCTTGGCTACACCAGTGGCTTCTCCCTATCCTGCATGGTGTTTTTCCTGGGAGTG CTGATCTATAAGAAGTACAACCTCCCCTGCCCGATGCCCTTCATGTACCATCATACCAACCACAGTATGAATGGAACAGCCCTGGGGCCCCACGCCCTGCACAACGGCACCGTCCTCATGCACTTCTCCAGAGCTGACATGTCCCCCGCCCCCTACCTGGACAACCACCACACCTCAGGGGTCCGCTTCGAACCACACCCAGACGACGTGGAGGAGATGTGCACGCCCAAGTACTTTGTGTTCAACTCTCAG ACCGCTTACACTGTTCCCATCCTGGCCTTCTCCTTTGTGTGTCACCCTGAAATTCTACCCATCTACAGTGAACTCAAAGA TCGCTCCCGGAGAAAGATGCAGAACGTGTCCAACCTGTCCATCTTGGCCATGCTGGTCATGTACATGCTCTCAGCGCTGTTCGGCTACCTCACTTTCTACG AAAACGTGGAGGCGGAGTTGCTCCACACCTTCACCAAGGTGTATAAGTTTGACACCATGCTCCTGCTGGTCCGTCTGGCTGTCCTGACCGCTGTCACCCTGACTGTCCCCATTGTTCTGTTCCCT ATCCGTTCCTCCATCAACACGATGCTGTTCAGCCAACGGGAGTTCAGCTGGGTGCGTCACATGCTCATCGCCGCATTCATCCTCGTGTTCAACAACCTGCTGGTCATCTTCGTCCCCACCATCAGAGACATCTTCGGCTTCATCG GCTCCTCTGCAGCCACCATGCTCATCTTCATCCTGCCTGCTGCCTTCTATCTACGGCTGGTAAAGTCTGTGCCGATGCGCTCCCTGCAGAAGATCTCA GCGGCCATTTTCCTGGTGGTGGGCATCATCTTCATGTTCAGCAGCCTGTCGCTCATCGTGATGGACTGGATCCACAACCCTCCCGGCTCCGGCGGTGGTCACTAA